Proteins found in one Leishmania major strain Friedlin complete genome, chromosome 35 genomic segment:
- a CDS encoding hypothetical protein (previous protein_id=AAZ14289.1), which translates to MLPYGTLWKLDEMLHAAAPPPRRTTAVRRRQALFYFVWGISLVSVFLIPFHYASLRRLRIDSERELLGLVAPTVDLTQLHIRQDQALQRLKTWSTARWVNKHPERCEDDNVGDADVTADFALAFYLHPSSRTRLDGVFAHPYVQAVAGGGAGVLWPRLGDAAEAPDAPQHVPRARTLNEVAVDAAEDPLNPAKCLIALRRDLLQAGSEGIEYDEKTDLVNALQETLSQDSGLYRINVGGPSHAGKMVVDAGDGQAATENVLAALLLWLTGRHKCSHAQEEAISRALAVCQAPLSRSLRMSFGWSAAPGAARAMAPIVATVQEEAPAPQYLCLCSKHGVQPPVALVEPRSGTVTPLFLLDPARLEASTETCADACLHSG; encoded by the coding sequence ATGCTACCGTACGGCACACTGTGGAAGCTGGACGAGATGCTGcacgcggctgcgccgccgccgcgtcgcacgACCGCGGTGCGCCGTCGTCAGGCGCTCTTCTACTTCGTCTGGGGAATTTCTCTCGTGTCGGTTTTCCTGATTCCTTTTCATTACGCCTCGCTGCGACGCCTGCGTATCGACAGCGAGCGTGAGCTGCTCGGACTGGTGGCACCGACGGTGGATCTCACACAACTCCACATCCGCCAGGACCAGGCGTTGCAGCGCCTCAAGACGTGGAGTACAGCGCGCTGGGTCAACAAGCACCCGGAGAGGTGCGAGGACGACAACGTCGGTGATGCTGACGTCACAGCCGACTTCGCGCTGGCCTTCTACCTGCATCCGTcgtcacgcacgcgcctcgATGGCGTCTTTGCGCACCCATACGTCCAAGCGGTCGCggggggtggcgctggagtGCTGTGGCCAcgcctcggcgacgctgcagaggcacccgacgcgccgcagcacgtgcCGCGTGCTCGTACGCTGAATGAGGTAGCGGTGGATGCTGCGGAAGACCCATTGAATCCGGCAAAATGTTTGATTGCCCTACGGCGGGATCTCCTGCAGGCAGGTTCGGAGGGCATCGAATACGACGAAAAAACGGACCTGGTCaatgcgctgcaggagacgctTTCTCAAGACTCGGGGCTTTACCGCATCAACGTTGGTGGGCCTTCGCACGCTGGCAAAATGGTAGTCGATGCCGGTGATGGGCAAGCAGCGACGGAAAACGTACTGGCTGCGCTCCTCTTGTGGTTGACGGGCAGACACAAGTGCAGCCATGCGCAGGAGGAAGCGATCAGCCGCGCCTTGGCCGTGTGTCAGgcgccgctctctcgctccctgCGCATGAGTTTCGGCTGGAGTGCTGCACCTGGCGCCGCGCGTGCCATGGCACCCATCGTGGCCACCGTGCAAGAAgaggcgccggcaccgcagTATCTGTGCCTGTGTAGCAAGCACGGCGTGCAGCCCCCAGTCGCCTTGGTGGAACCAAGGAGTGGCACGGTGACACCGCTGTTCCTCTTGGATCCTGCTCGACTCGAGGCGAGCACGGAAACGTGCGCTGACGCCTGCCTGCATAGCGGGTAG